The following coding sequences are from one Ornithodoros turicata isolate Travis chromosome 1, ASM3712646v1, whole genome shotgun sequence window:
- the LOC135373990 gene encoding uncharacterized protein LOC135373990 has product MYSFYYETLLSKLTCPVITCYFDTDSLILGLFCKDYEDQLRVIADDHLDLSSFDRGHPLYSERNRGRLGAFKSETGSIPIEEVICLKAKMYSIKLAGGKQIARAKGVKKNIVRKHLLHDTYHDTLFKHTSVSHEQVSIVGKKQCMYTIRNVKRSLMAYDDKRYLYNDIDSYPYGSCEYDNAEDEKE; this is encoded by the exons atgtactcgttctactacgaaactctgctgagcaagctcacttgtccggtgattacctgctactttgacacggattctctgatcctcggcctattctgcaaggattacgaagatcagttacgtgtgatcgccgacgaccatttagacttgtcttccttcgatcggggtcatccactgtacagcgagaggaatcgtggTAGGCTTGGtgcattcaaaagtgaaaccggtagcatacccatagaggaagtaatatgcttgaaagccaaaatgtactccatcaaactagctgggggaaaacaaattgcaagagctaaaggggtcaaaaagaacattgtgcgcaaacacctcctccatgatacgtaccacgataccctgttcaagcacactagcgtatcgcacgaacaggtgtcaatagtgggaaagaaacagtgcatgtacaccatcagaaatgtgaaaagaagtctgatggcgtacgacgacaaacgatacctctacaatgacatcgactcctacccatacggaagctgcgaatatg ataatgcagaggatgagaaggagtag